Sequence from the Sanguibacter keddieii DSM 10542 genome:
GGGTGCTGTTCGGCCTGCTCACGGCGCTGGTCGCCGTGCCGGACATCCTCACCGCGAGGTCGACGGAGGCACGGGCCTCCTGAGCAGGGCCGAGACGAGCGCGCACCAGATCCTTGACCCTGGACTGTACAGGGGTGTACATGTATCTACATGACCAGTCAGGTGATGTACGGCAAGCGCGACCTCGTGGTCGAGACCCTCGCGGAGCAGATCCGCCGCGGTGAGTTCGCCCACGGCCAGCGGCTCGACGGCGAGCACCGCCTCGCCCAGGAGTTCGACGTCTCGCGCGGGACCATCCGTCAGGCGCTCGGAGAGCTCCAGCGCCGCCGGCTCATCGCGACCCGTACCGGCATCGGGTCCTTCGTCACCTTCGACGGCCACCCTCTCGACCAGCGCGGCGGCTGGGCGCAAGCCCTCGCGGACGCGGGGTCCGACCTCACCACCAGCGTCCTCGACATCGCGCCGGTCGACCGCGCGAGCATCCCCGGCCTGCCCGACGACGTCGATCTCGACGAGGCCGTCGCCGTCCGCCGTGTCCGCAGCGCCCAGCAGCCCGACGGCACGCAGCGCGTGCTGTCCTTCGAGTGCGCCTCGATCCCGGCGACCGGCGCTCTCCGCGACCTGCCGACGACGGGGCTCACCGACGGCTCCCTCTGGACCACGCTCCAGGCCGAGGGGCTCGTCGGGACCACGGGGGAGCAGTGTGTCGACGTGCACGCCCTCGACGAGCGCGAGGCCGGGATCCTCGGCCGCGAGCCCGGCACCGCCTTCCTGCGGACGGTCCGGACGTCCTTCACCTCGGACGGCCGCTTCGTCGAGCACGTGGTCTCCCTGCTCGACCCGGCGCGCTTCACGCTCCGCCTGAGCTTCGGGGAGGACGCGTGAGCACCCCCACCACCCCCACTGCATCGGCGGGCGCCGCCGCATCGACGAGCACAGAGCCGCACCCTGCCCTCGACCGCGCCCACGGCGCTCTCCTCGGCCTGGCCCTCGGTGACGCGCTCGGCATGCCCACGCAGTCGCTGTCCCGCGAGGCGGTCCGTGAGCGCTACGGGCGCATCACCGGGTTCGTCGACGCCGCGCCCGACCAGCCCATCGCGCCGGGCATGCCCGCGGGCTCGGTCACCGACGACACCGAGCAGGCCGTCCTCGTCGCCGAGCTGCTGCTCGTGGGCGAGGGGTCCATCGACCCGGACGACTTCGCGGCTGCGCTCGTCGACTGGGAGCAGACGATGATCCTCCGCGGCTCCCGCGACCTCCTCGGCCCGTCGACCAAGGCGGCGATCACCGCGCTGCAGAACGGTGCCAGCACGGCCGAGGCCGGGCGCTACGGCACGACCAACGGCGCCGCCATGCGCGTCACCCCCGTCGGCATCGCGACGCCCCCGGGGGCCCTGCTGCTCCCCGCCGTCGTCGAGTCCAGCCAGGTGACCCACGCGACGGGCCTCGGGATCTCCGGCGCCGCGGCGATCGCGGCCGGAGTCAGTGCCGGTGTCGACGGAGCCGACGTCGGCGCGGCCCTCGACGCCGCGGTCGCCGCGGCGCGGGCCGGCGCCCGGGAGGGCGGCTGGGTCGCGGGCGCATCCGTCGCCGAGCGCTACCTCGCGCTGCTCCCGCTCGCCCGGGCCCTCGACGACGACGCCTTCGCCGACTTCCTCTACGACGTGGTCGGGACGTCCGTCCAGTCCCAGGAGTCCGTCGTCAGCGCGCTCCTGCTCGTCGACCGCTACCGCCACACCCCGGTCGAAGGGCTCTGCGTGGCGGCCTCGCTCGGCGGTGACACCGACACCGTCGCGGCCGTCGCCGGGGCGCTGCTCGGAGCGTGCCACGGTGCCCGGGCCTTCCCGGACGCCGAGGTCGCGACCCTCGAGCGCGTCAACCACCTCAGCCTCCGGACGCTCGCCGAGCGTCTCCTCGCCCTGCGCGAGCGCACCCGCTCGCGCACCTGACCCTCCCGCACCCGACCCTGCCGCACGCGCCCCTCGGGCAGCTACCGCATCTCCAGAACGCACCAGTCGACGAGCAGCCGTCCCCCGGCGAGCCCGCACCGCGTACCTCACCCCCCCTGCACACCAGCGCTGCCGCCGGCCCAGGCCGACCGGGCGCCGCCGCCAGACCCTCGATGGAGAGATCATGACTGCAGACACCCGCACGACGAGGACGCGCGCGCTCGGCGCCGTCGAGCAGCGCGGCATCGAGCCCGTGCCCGTCGCCGAGCGCACCGGCAACCCGCTCCAGCTGTTCTGGGTGTGGTTCGCCGCGAACATCTCCGTGCTCGGCCTGCCGCTCGGCGTCGCGCTCGTCGCGAGCGGGCTCGCGATCTGGCAGGCGGTGCTCGTCGCCGTCCTGGGCGCCTTCGGCTCCTTCGCGATCGTCGGGCTCATCTCGATCGCGGGACGCCGTGGCGGGGCACCCAGCCTGACCCTGTCCCGCGCGACCTTCGGGGTCCGCGGCAACATCGGCCCGACCGCGGTGGCCCTGTGCTCACGGCTGGGCT
This genomic interval carries:
- a CDS encoding GntR family transcriptional regulator, which gives rise to MTSQVMYGKRDLVVETLAEQIRRGEFAHGQRLDGEHRLAQEFDVSRGTIRQALGELQRRRLIATRTGIGSFVTFDGHPLDQRGGWAQALADAGSDLTTSVLDIAPVDRASIPGLPDDVDLDEAVAVRRVRSAQQPDGTQRVLSFECASIPATGALRDLPTTGLTDGSLWTTLQAEGLVGTTGEQCVDVHALDEREAGILGREPGTAFLRTVRTSFTSDGRFVEHVVSLLDPARFTLRLSFGEDA
- a CDS encoding ADP-ribosylglycohydrolase family protein, producing the protein MSTPTTPTASAGAAASTSTEPHPALDRAHGALLGLALGDALGMPTQSLSREAVRERYGRITGFVDAAPDQPIAPGMPAGSVTDDTEQAVLVAELLLVGEGSIDPDDFAAALVDWEQTMILRGSRDLLGPSTKAAITALQNGASTAEAGRYGTTNGAAMRVTPVGIATPPGALLLPAVVESSQVTHATGLGISGAAAIAAGVSAGVDGADVGAALDAAVAAARAGAREGGWVAGASVAERYLALLPLARALDDDAFADFLYDVVGTSVQSQESVVSALLLVDRYRHTPVEGLCVAASLGGDTDTVAAVAGALLGACHGARAFPDAEVATLERVNHLSLRTLAERLLALRERTRSRT